AGATTTCCTCTTTCCCGTTACCGTCGACAGTGGCAATCTCCAACGGACCTTTTCCCCCCAGATACAAGCTGGCGTGATGGGCGAGGCTCTTGTTAGTGGCTTGCAGCTGACCTCGTAAGGCGAGCAGAGCCGGCGACTTCACACTGGCAAAACCCGTGGGAGTAATGCGAATTGTACCCTTATGGGTATGGGCCAGATAGCCAGCTGCACTGGCTTGATTTTGCAGCGGCATACCGGATAAACCGAGACTTCTTGGCCCTGGTTCACAAATAACCTGCCAGCGGCCATCGACGGCGCAGATATCCGTGGGATTGTCTTTGTTTACATAAAGCCAATCGATGCCTTTTACCCGTAAAAGTTCACACAGCACCAGTTCGATTCGACTCTGTGCAAAGCGCACTCTATAACTTGGTGCTTTAAGGCGTGGATGCTCACTGGTGGGCAGTAGCCGTAGGCGGGGTTTTTCGATGCTGGACAGTGCCAGAACGTCAGCGTCGGAAACCGCCAGGTGGCTGCTCAGGGTATTGGGATTGGTAAATAACACACTGCTGCCAGCGGTATAGCCCGACAGCTGATAGGTTTTGCCGTCAAGGGCCAGACTGCCATCGGCTATCAGGCTGGCTGCAAGCTGTTTGAGTTCATCCAGCGTTGGCGCCGCCGCTGGCAGTTGCTGCTCTCCGTGACAATGGGGACAGCTCAGGGAAACCAGTCCGAACTCGGGGCTTTGGTTGTCGCCGAGTCTTGGAAAACAGTGGCCACAAAACGGCAGACTGTATTCATAGTCAGCTGTGCCAAAACGCGCTTCATTTCCCAATGGATCGGGCTCTGATAGTGATTCAATTGCTTCTTGTGTCAAGGCTTTCACCCTGGCGTCCAACAAAAAGCATGACAGGGGAAACTTGGTGGCGAGTTCGTCGGCAAAGGCTTCGAGGTGGGACTGCTGGCCGCTTGCCAACAACTGATAGCACCAGTGGTCGGCCTCAGCTTTGTCGACAGTCGACTCTGGCTCCTTGATCCGGGCGCTAAGCTCAACATTGGGCGCGCCTTGGTTTACCAGTGCAGCCAGAGTTTGATGATAAAAGGGCACGGCCCGGGATGTGACAAATTCAAAACTAATGGTTTTCATCCACTGATACCTCGCGGGTGATCCCGTCTTGGTAAAAACTGGTAATGGGTTTATTGGCGATGCGTTCAGACTGGAAACCCAATTGCTTCAGGTGGTTAATCAGCGCCTGTTCCATTACCGGAATAGCGCTGCCAAGTGCCTCGGTAAGTCCCAGATGCATGGGTTCCAGCACGGTAGGGGTGACACCCAGTACAAAGGTTTTCGGCCGGTCGCCCAGCATCTCCATCATGGTGAGTGTTTGCAGCATTTCGACTTCGTGGGCGCTGCCTTGCCAGTCAATTTCAGCGGGCGCTGCATCAAAATCAAAAAAATAGACTTCGCCGGGTGAAACCCCGGGAGCGTTGACCGTATCACACACAATCAAATGGTCGTATTTGGCAATAATGGGAGTCAGGCCCTGGGCCAGAGTACCGCCATCGAGAATATCAAGGGAGTGGAGCGGGTGGGTAAAGCGATAATTTTCAGATATATAATTGACAAAGTGTACGCCTACGCCTTCGTCGGCGAAGAGTATATTGCCAATGCCGAGTAGCAGGACTTTCATCCTTTGTCCTCCAATTGCCTCGCAACGAGGGCTGCACCGAAATTGTTACAAAGGCGCCGGGTAATAGTCGGGATAGCAATGCCTGCGGGGGTAAGGTGCGCCATACCGCCGGTTTCCCTTGTGGTATGGCGCAAAGTCATCATTACGCGGATTAATGCTTGTGGTAGTCATATCCGGAGACGATGGAGTCTACCGAGTTGTGCTTAAAGCGAATGCCAGTCCACACAGCCATGTAAACGTGGATGACCACGAATACAATAAATACCCAGGTAAAGTAATGATGCCACAGCCGCACTTCGGCAAGGCCACCCATCCAGGCGGTCAGGGTGCTCGCCATGCCCCAGAGCATGCCACCCATGCCTTCATGATAAACATTGGCATACAGTATCAGCCCTGTGACACAGATTGCGCCGGCAATCACCGAAATCGCAAAGTAGGTCACAAATTGCAGTGGTCCATACACCCCCGCCTTGTTCAGCTTACCCATCCAGAGGTAGGACTTAAGTTGGGTAATCCAGCTGTTGATGCTGAGCACGTCGCGGATGGATCGCCGCTCAATATCGTGCTTACTGAAAAAGAACAGATAAGCGCGGGCCAGGGTCACGGCGCACAGCACAAAGCCGAACACCAGGTGACCAAACCGTACCCAGCCCTGAACCAGTACATCGCTGGAGTCAGGTGCCACCAAAAATGGCCAGGCAAGGTAGAAACCTGTGATAACCAGGATCAAAATCGCCAGCGCCCTTAGCCAGTGGAAGAGTCGGATAGCGGCAGTGAAGATAAACTCCCGCTGGTACCCTCCGGTATGCACCTCGTGCTTCGTGTCATGCTTGCCGCCCGCAGGCGGCGTATTAACTTGGGTGTTCATACTGCCTCCTTAGAGCCCGTTTGGTGACACCTTGAACTCTGACAGGCTTGCACCCTTGAAGTCCATTACGTGTACCGAGCAAGCCATGCAGGGGTCGAAGGAGTGGATGATGCGGATGACCTCCAGCGGTTTGGTGGGGTCCTCAAGCTTTAAGCCAATCAGCGATGCCTCATAAGGGCCTATCTTGCCGTTGGCATCCTTGGGACCCGCATTCCAGGTGGTGGGCACCACAGCCTGATAGTTTTCGACTTTACCGCCCTTGATGCGGATCCAGTGACTCAGCATACCGCGAGGCGCTTCAATCATGGCGTGACCAACGTACTCTTTGTTGGCATCGATTTCAGGCTTCACATAGGTGGCTTCGTCTGACTGAATGTTGGTCAGCAGAGCATCGAAGGTACGCAGACCTTCATCGGCCACTATCACGGTTTGCAGCATGCGCGCCGCAGTGCGGCCAAGAGTGGTGAACAACGCTTCCACAGGCAGGCCAGTGCGGGCGAGAAGACCGTTAACGGCATCCACGACCACCT
This portion of the Shewanella amazonensis SB2B genome encodes:
- a CDS encoding HyaD/HybD family hydrogenase maturation endopeptidase, with translation MKVLLLGIGNILFADEGVGVHFVNYISENYRFTHPLHSLDILDGGTLAQGLTPIIAKYDHLIVCDTVNAPGVSPGEVYFFDFDAAPAEIDWQGSAHEVEMLQTLTMMEMLGDRPKTFVLGVTPTVLEPMHLGLTEALGSAIPVMEQALINHLKQLGFQSERIANKPITSFYQDGITREVSVDENH
- the cybH gene encoding Ni/Fe-hydrogenase, b-type cytochrome subunit — protein: MNTQVNTPPAGGKHDTKHEVHTGGYQREFIFTAAIRLFHWLRALAILILVITGFYLAWPFLVAPDSSDVLVQGWVRFGHLVFGFVLCAVTLARAYLFFFSKHDIERRSIRDVLSINSWITQLKSYLWMGKLNKAGVYGPLQFVTYFAISVIAGAICVTGLILYANVYHEGMGGMLWGMASTLTAWMGGLAEVRLWHHYFTWVFIVFVVIHVYMAVWTGIRFKHNSVDSIVSGYDYHKH